The sequence below is a genomic window from Providencia rettgeri.
AGCTTGATTCTCTGCGATACTAAGACGTAAATCCCAAGCTAATTGCTCATGAAAAATGTATGAAACGAAGGCAACGAGAGGAGCGAAATCACTACCATTAGGTAAAAAACGCATATAACGTTCTATAGTTAATCCACTGATTTCTATAGTGCATTTTCCATTGCAATCATCTATGTGAGACCCAAGACTAAAATTTTCACCTAATAACATTCGAGGTTGAGATTTTTGCCCAGGTTGATGAGAAATAATGCCTAACTTATTTTGCTGTGATTCCGGGATAGGGACACGACGGGTTTCCCACTCAATAACATCTACATTTTCTAAGTCAAAACAATGAGATATTAGGCTACTAATGACATCTGCTGAACGGCTGGGGCTCGCTAAAAGGCCAGCATAAGCGAGCATTTTGCTGTGATTGATTTTAATCCGTCCACGGTTAGCCCCATTCCCTAATCCTACGAGAGAAAACATATACTGGGAAAATGAATCTTGGCCTTCATTTTCAAAACAAATGTAATAGCGGTATTTTCGCCAGATACGATAGAGCAGAGAGAGCAATCGATGATTAAAGATATTTAAAAAATCAGAGATCCCTGGGATTTGCTGCGCATCTTCCCAAGCAAATTCATCAAGGTAATAGCCAGGAAGTGGCGACTGGCTTCCTTGCAGCCCGAGAAAAGCAACCTCCAGCTCATACTGATGAGTGGCATTCTTTTCAAAAGACACGATATCTCTCGTTGGAAATGCGACATTAGAGTGTGATTTAAAGTGAATAATATCGCTATTATCACGAGTGATATCCATGTCTTGATGAATCATTTTGTTTAATAATTCAACAAGTTGATAAAAATTATACTCTGTAACCGATGAGCCAGCTTGTTCCAGCCAGCGATCGATTATTTCAGTATGTGCTGGTTGATTTGTGCTGGCCACTGATAAATTTCCTTATTATCAAGGTTAAGAACTTCTAATTCATGAAACATATTAATGCTGGTATACAGCCTAAAAAATTGAGCAATAACAGTACAAAATAAGAATAAGCTTCCTTCAGAAAGAAACGCGTTCTGACGTACGACTAAGGTTGTTTTTAATCCACGAACTGGCAGTCCTTTGTAGATACGTTCGATATGCTCTGAATGTAAATCAACTAATGCATCCAAACGTTTTTGGGATTGCCTTGCGGTCTGCTTGTCATAAACTGAAGGTAAATCATAAAGTTGCAATATTTTTTTTAATGAATCTAGATTCAATAAAGATTGATAGTTTAGGGATAAATTCGTCAGCTCAGACCAATACAGCGTTTTATCAAGTAGGGGATATAAGGGAACTGTTGGCTTGAATAAGTTTTTAGCTGATAAAGCCCCATAAGGTATGAATGAATTATCTAAGTCAATTGATCGCGTGGATAATTGGGAGGCGATATAGCGATTAGTACAATTGAGTG
It includes:
- the tssG gene encoding type VI secretion system baseplate subunit TssG codes for the protein MASTNQPAHTEIIDRWLEQAGSSVTEYNFYQLVELLNKMIHQDMDITRDNSDIIHFKSHSNVAFPTRDIVSFEKNATHQYELEVAFLGLQGSQSPLPGYYLDEFAWEDAQQIPGISDFLNIFNHRLLSLLYRIWRKYRYYICFENEGQDSFSQYMFSLVGLGNGANRGRIKINHSKMLAYAGLLASPSRSADVISSLISHCFDLENVDVIEWETRRVPIPESQQNKLGIISHQPGQKSQPRMLLGENFSLGSHIDDCNGKCTIEISGLTIERYMRFLPNGSDFAPLVAFVSYIFHEQLAWDLRLSIAENQAEGFCLGKKNHNQLGWQSFLGKPAKKPNITITVLE